In Capillimicrobium parvum, a genomic segment contains:
- a CDS encoding SCP2 sterol-binding domain-containing protein, with protein MATPEFSSPKEFREVMDRVFTMMSEDPEMGPKLRDADVPQRFDFNDVDMVINIRAARDGEQGNLHWEWTDDIDWEPKVKMEMSSETANKYFQGKENVAMAIARRRIKTGGDVKAALSLIPITKPIYARYHDMLVEEYPHLAV; from the coding sequence ATGGCCACGCCCGAGTTCTCGTCGCCGAAGGAGTTCCGCGAGGTGATGGATCGCGTGTTCACGATGATGAGCGAGGACCCGGAGATGGGTCCGAAGCTGCGTGACGCCGACGTCCCCCAGCGCTTCGACTTCAACGACGTCGACATGGTCATCAACATCCGCGCCGCCCGCGACGGCGAGCAGGGCAACCTCCACTGGGAGTGGACGGACGACATCGACTGGGAGCCGAAGGTCAAGATGGAGATGTCCAGCGAGACGGCGAACAAGTACTTCCAGGGCAAGGAGAACGTCGCGATGGCGATCGCCCGGCGCCGGATCAAGACCGGCGGCGACGTCAAGGCGGCGCTCTCGCTCATCCCGATCACGAAGCCGATCTATGCGCGCTACCACGACATGCTCGTCGAGGAGTACCCGCACCTCGCCGTCTGA
- the hpt gene encoding hypoxanthine phosphoribosyltransferase, protein MRDAQIGEILVQPDQLQRRVQELGAEITADYEDRNPLLVGVLKGAIFFLSDLMREIACPCEVDFMAISSYGSSTASSGVVRILKDLDAPIEGRHVLIVEDIVDSGLTLQYLMRNLGARNPESLEVCALLTKPDRRKVNLPMRYLGFEIADRFAIGYGLDHDERYRNLPYVAALEE, encoded by the coding sequence ATGCGCGACGCCCAGATCGGCGAGATCCTCGTCCAGCCCGACCAGCTGCAACGCCGGGTGCAGGAGCTCGGCGCGGAGATCACCGCCGACTACGAGGATCGCAACCCGCTGCTCGTCGGCGTCCTCAAGGGGGCGATCTTCTTCCTGTCGGATCTCATGCGCGAGATCGCCTGCCCGTGCGAGGTCGACTTCATGGCGATCTCGTCCTACGGCTCGTCGACCGCGTCGAGCGGGGTCGTGCGGATCCTCAAGGACCTCGACGCGCCCATCGAGGGCCGCCACGTCCTGATCGTCGAGGACATCGTGGACTCCGGCCTCACGCTGCAGTACCTGATGCGCAACCTCGGCGCCCGCAACCCCGAGTCGCTCGAGGTCTGCGCCCTGCTGACGAAGCCCGATCGTCGCAAGGTCAACCTGCCGATGCGCTACCTCGGCTTCGAGATCGCGGACCGCTTTGCGATCGGCTACGGCCTCGACCACGACGAGCGCTACCGGAACCTTCCGTACGTGGCCGCGTTGGAGGAGTAG
- a CDS encoding lytic murein transglycosylase: MIRRKLLILLFGVALVAALVALPTGSASAEQRTLLVTLLGGQQITVTVDVPPGTPLDQIQIPGVNGVIVSVSEIGGPPAAPEAPATAPAETTPQATTPAETTPATPTTPTTPSTTPTTPSTTTPATSGDAKQPAGGDPARGPKAAKDDKSQRESQKTTTSDPKAQREDETKADAKSRKGRKKKGRNGMTDPRADGGEPTPANPTYTLAEPGPAPIGVPNFFIEKFRIPPFLLPIYQAAGIEYGVRWEVLAAINEIETDYGRNLNVSTAGAVGWMQFLPSTWKQYGVDANDDGRKDPYNPVDAIFGAARYLKAAGASGDLRKAIFAYNHADWYVDSVVLRARLLGGLPADFVGSLTGLTQGRFPVHARAAYADDISEREALRRVKRGQNAAVPVESQDNRRSIDIFAKAGSPVVAVQDGRIVAMGRSKRLGRYIRLRDAYGNVYTYANLKSLSTEYPVPKAPAAPSGAKAAKPEQDAASAKEPKDPVPTAPATAGRQTADAQRRGRTRLHANPTRPSAKKQTGATKARLFANPSRPNVLDAGGREQILDGGGALGGLTTVKGYVAGVYGLKSKDVVLKRLRVGSRVIGGTILGRVGRLADGRSPRVTFAIRPAGRGAPLIDPKPILDGWKLLESTAIYRAEGRNALTGSGDDPSVGQVLLMSKDELTRRVLTDPRVEIYDCGQSDIRSGAVDRRVLATLEFLSASGLRPTVTSMRCGHSYLTASGNVSEHSSGDAVDIAKINGIPILGHQGAGSITDITIRRLLTLQGVMEPHQIISLMTYPGADNTLSLPDHADHIHVGFRPLGIAASQKFDSVLKPGQWTRLIDRLNSLDNPTVSLQPSKYAVTVPASERATSAHDSE, encoded by the coding sequence ATGATCAGGCGCAAGCTGCTCATTCTGCTGTTCGGCGTCGCCCTCGTGGCGGCGCTCGTCGCATTGCCGACCGGCTCAGCATCCGCCGAGCAGCGCACGCTCCTGGTCACCCTCCTGGGCGGTCAGCAGATCACCGTGACCGTCGACGTGCCGCCCGGCACGCCGCTCGACCAGATCCAGATCCCCGGGGTCAACGGCGTGATCGTCTCGGTCTCCGAGATCGGCGGCCCGCCCGCCGCACCCGAGGCGCCGGCGACCGCGCCCGCCGAGACGACCCCGCAGGCCACGACACCGGCCGAGACGACCCCGGCCACACCGACGACGCCCACCACGCCGTCGACGACGCCCACGACTCCCTCCACCACGACGCCGGCCACCTCCGGCGACGCCAAGCAGCCGGCCGGCGGCGATCCGGCGCGCGGCCCCAAGGCCGCGAAGGACGACAAGTCCCAGCGCGAGTCGCAGAAGACCACGACGTCCGACCCTAAGGCTCAACGCGAGGATGAGACCAAGGCCGACGCCAAGTCCCGGAAGGGCAGGAAGAAGAAGGGCCGCAACGGCATGACCGACCCCCGGGCCGACGGCGGCGAGCCCACGCCGGCGAACCCGACCTACACCCTCGCCGAGCCCGGCCCGGCGCCGATCGGCGTCCCGAACTTCTTCATCGAGAAGTTCCGCATCCCACCCTTCCTCCTGCCCATCTACCAGGCCGCCGGCATCGAGTACGGCGTGCGCTGGGAGGTCCTCGCGGCGATCAACGAGATCGAGACCGACTACGGCCGCAACCTCAACGTGTCCACCGCCGGCGCGGTCGGCTGGATGCAGTTCCTGCCCTCGACGTGGAAGCAGTACGGCGTCGACGCCAACGACGACGGCCGCAAGGACCCGTACAACCCGGTCGACGCGATCTTCGGCGCGGCGCGCTACCTCAAGGCGGCCGGCGCCTCCGGCGACCTGCGCAAGGCGATCTTCGCCTACAACCACGCCGACTGGTACGTCGACTCCGTCGTCCTGCGCGCCCGGCTCCTCGGCGGCCTGCCCGCGGACTTCGTCGGCTCGCTCACCGGCCTCACCCAGGGACGCTTCCCGGTCCACGCGCGCGCCGCCTACGCCGACGACATCTCCGAGCGCGAGGCGCTTCGCCGCGTCAAGCGCGGCCAGAACGCCGCGGTGCCCGTCGAGTCCCAGGACAACCGGCGCTCCATCGACATCTTCGCCAAGGCCGGATCCCCCGTCGTCGCGGTCCAGGACGGCAGGATCGTCGCGATGGGCCGCTCCAAGCGCCTGGGCCGCTACATCCGCCTGCGCGACGCCTACGGCAACGTCTACACGTACGCGAACCTGAAGTCGCTCTCCACCGAGTACCCCGTGCCGAAGGCCCCGGCCGCCCCGTCGGGCGCGAAGGCCGCCAAGCCCGAGCAGGACGCCGCGTCGGCGAAGGAGCCGAAGGATCCGGTTCCCACGGCGCCCGCCACCGCCGGCCGCCAGACGGCAGACGCCCAGCGCCGGGGCAGGACGCGCCTGCACGCCAACCCGACGCGCCCGAGCGCGAAGAAGCAGACCGGCGCCACGAAGGCGCGCCTGTTCGCCAACCCGTCGCGGCCCAACGTCCTCGACGCCGGCGGCCGGGAGCAGATCCTCGACGGCGGCGGCGCGCTCGGCGGCCTCACCACCGTCAAGGGCTACGTCGCCGGCGTGTACGGGCTCAAGAGCAAGGACGTCGTCCTCAAGCGCCTGAGGGTCGGCTCGCGCGTCATCGGCGGCACGATCCTCGGCCGCGTCGGCCGCCTCGCCGACGGCCGCTCGCCGCGGGTCACCTTCGCCATCCGCCCGGCGGGCCGCGGCGCGCCGCTCATCGATCCCAAGCCGATCCTCGACGGCTGGAAGCTGCTCGAGTCGACCGCCATCTACCGCGCCGAAGGCCGCAACGCGCTGACCGGGTCCGGCGACGACCCGAGCGTCGGCCAGGTCCTGCTGATGAGCAAGGACGAGCTCACGCGGCGCGTCCTCACCGACCCGCGCGTCGAGATCTACGACTGCGGCCAGAGCGACATCCGCAGCGGCGCCGTCGACCGCCGGGTCCTCGCCACGCTCGAGTTCCTGTCGGCCTCCGGCCTGCGCCCCACGGTGACCAGCATGCGCTGCGGGCACTCGTACCTCACGGCGTCGGGCAACGTCTCCGAGCACTCCAGCGGCGACGCGGTCGACATCGCGAAGATCAACGGCATCCCGATCCTCGGCCACCAGGGCGCCGGGTCGATCACCGACATCACGATCCGCCGCCTGCTCACCCTGCAGGGCGTCATGGAGCCGCACCAGATCATCAGCCTCATGACCTACCCGGGCGCCGACAACACGCTGTCGCTGCCCGACCACGCGGACCACATCCACGTCGGGTTCCGGCCGCTCGGCATCGCGGCGTCGCAGAAGTTCGACTCGGTCCTCAAGCCCGGCCAGTGGACCAGGTTGATCGATCGCCTCAATTCCCTGGACAATCCGACGGTGTCCTTGCAGCCGTCGAAGTACGCGGTGACGGTCCCTGCGTCCGAGCGGGCGACCTCCGCCCACGACTCGGAATAG
- the ftsH gene encoding ATP-dependent zinc metalloprotease FtsH yields MSRFFKSAAFPILIVVVLAFFAQKLISPGTTERNTSFADFQQQLAAGDIAKATVKQKDNTIEVVRRDKSKYSVGWPNDYGGELINSLSEAKKAGKIDDFTANGTKSNGWLSLLTYVLPFLIFIGFWIFLMNQVQGGGSKVMSFGKSRAKRMSVDSPKITFRDVAGADEAVEELHEIKEFLENPKKFQALGARIPKGVLLYGPPGTGKTLLARAVAGEAGVPFFSISGSDFVEMFVGVGASRVRDLFEQAKQNSPCIIFMDEIDAVGRHRGAGLGGGHDEREQTLNQLLVEMDGFTMTDNIILIAATNRPDILDPALLRPGRFDRQIVVDRPDRKGRSKILEVHTRGKPLAKEINVDALAGQTPGFTGADLANLVNEAALLSARNGKREITQVELEEGIMRVIAGPEKKTRVMSEKERLITAYHEMGHAIVGHVLEFADPVHKVSVVSRGQALGYTISMPQEDRFLTTRAELQDTMAMTLGGRAAEEIVFDEITTGASNDLEKVTATAKQMVMRFGMSEKLGPRVFGHDHGQPFLGREFSSEPDYSDEIAREIDDEIRRIVESAHQRAKDILHQYREQLTTISEILLRRETIEREEFIKLLDGKTEEEVFGPDMPAAPEALPPAPSDRREAPRPLPRPGFAGGTTELRGLDLPEKPEPA; encoded by the coding sequence ATGAGCAGGTTCTTCAAGAGCGCCGCCTTTCCCATCCTCATCGTGGTGGTGCTCGCGTTCTTCGCCCAGAAGCTGATCAGCCCGGGCACGACCGAGCGCAACACGTCGTTCGCCGACTTCCAGCAGCAGCTGGCCGCGGGCGACATCGCCAAGGCGACGGTCAAGCAGAAGGACAACACCATCGAGGTCGTCCGGCGCGACAAGTCCAAGTACTCCGTGGGCTGGCCGAACGACTACGGCGGCGAGCTGATCAACAGCCTCAGCGAGGCCAAGAAGGCCGGCAAGATCGACGACTTCACGGCGAACGGGACGAAGAGCAACGGCTGGCTGTCGCTGCTCACCTACGTCTTGCCATTCCTGATCTTCATCGGGTTCTGGATATTCCTGATGAACCAGGTCCAGGGCGGCGGCTCGAAGGTGATGTCCTTCGGCAAGTCGCGGGCCAAGCGCATGTCGGTGGACTCGCCGAAGATCACGTTCCGTGATGTGGCGGGCGCCGATGAGGCGGTCGAGGAGCTGCACGAGATCAAGGAGTTCTTGGAGAATCCGAAGAAGTTTCAGGCGTTGGGGGCGCGGATCCCGAAGGGTGTGTTGTTGTATGGGCCTCCGGGGACGGGCAAGACGTTGTTGGCGCGGGCGGTGGCGGGTGAGGCGGGGGTGCCGTTCTTCTCGATCTCGGGCTCGGATTTCGTGGAGATGTTCGTGGGGGTGGGTGCGTCGCGGGTGCGGGATCTGTTTGAGCAGGCCAAGCAGAACTCGCCGTGCATCATCTTCATGGATGAGATCGATGCGGTGGGTCGCCATCGTGGTGCCGGTTTGGGTGGCGGCCACGACGAGCGTGAGCAGACGCTCAACCAGCTGCTGGTCGAGATGGACGGCTTCACGATGACCGACAACATCATCCTGATCGCCGCGACGAACCGGCCGGACATCCTCGACCCGGCGCTGCTGCGTCCGGGGCGGTTTGATCGCCAGATCGTGGTCGATCGTCCGGATCGCAAGGGCCGTTCGAAGATCTTGGAGGTCCATACGCGCGGCAAGCCGTTGGCCAAGGAGATCAACGTCGATGCGCTGGCCGGTCAGACGCCGGGGTTCACGGGGGCGGACCTGGCGAACCTGGTCAATGAGGCGGCGTTGTTGTCGGCGCGGAACGGCAAGCGGGAGATCACCCAGGTTGAGCTCGAAGAGGGGATCATGCGGGTGATCGCGGGGCCGGAGAAGAAGACGCGGGTGATGAGCGAGAAGGAGCGGCTGATCACGGCGTATCACGAGATGGGCCATGCGATCGTCGGTCACGTGCTCGAGTTCGCCGATCCGGTGCACAAGGTGTCGGTCGTCTCGCGTGGTCAGGCGTTGGGGTACACGATCTCGATGCCGCAGGAGGATCGCTTTTTGACGACGCGCGCGGAGTTGCAGGACACGATGGCGATGACGTTGGGGGGTCGCGCGGCGGAGGAGATCGTCTTTGACGAGATCACCACGGGCGCGTCGAACGACCTCGAGAAGGTCACGGCGACGGCCAAGCAGATGGTGATGCGTTTCGGGATGAGCGAGAAGCTCGGCCCGCGCGTGTTCGGTCACGATCATGGCCAGCCGTTCTTGGGGCGCGAGTTCAGCTCGGAGCCGGATTACAGCGACGAGATCGCGCGCGAGATCGACGACGAGATCCGCCGCATCGTGGAATCCGCCCACCAGCGCGCCAAGGACATCCTCCACCAATACCGCGAGCAGCTGACGACGATCTCGGAGATCCTGCTGCGCCGCGAGACCATCGAGCGCGAGGAGTTCATCAAGCTGCTCGACGGCAAGACGGAGGAGGAGGTCTTCGGGCCCGACATGCCGGCCGCGCCGGAGGCTCTGCCGCCCGCGCCGTCGGATCGCCGCGAGGCTCCGCGCCCGCTGCCGCGCCCCGGCTTCGCCGGCGGCACGACCGAGCTGCGCGGCCTCGACCTCCCGGAGAAGCCCGAGCCGGCCTGA
- the tilS gene encoding tRNA lysidine(34) synthetase TilS — translation MTDLAERVRAEGLLTAGRPVVVLLSGGRDSVCLLGVAAEVAGTGAVAALHVDYGLRPGSGADAELCRDLCARLGVALEVMAAPPAPAGGGNLQAWARDVRYRRADELAQDRRADVAAGHTATDQAETVLYRLASSPGRRALLGMAPRAGRLVRPLLAVTREETAAWCEARGLPWVEDASNTDPRFARNRVRAALVPALRAVHPAAEANVVRTAELLRDEAAVLDAAVDAVLDEDGSAIALARLRGLPIALARLVVVRLAEDAAGALVPRAASRTEEILALDPARTWTALDIGDGVRAVVEGGVLRLQASA, via the coding sequence ATGACTGACCTCGCCGAGCGCGTCCGCGCCGAGGGCCTGCTCACGGCCGGCCGTCCCGTGGTCGTGCTGTTGTCCGGCGGGCGCGACTCCGTGTGCCTGCTCGGCGTGGCCGCCGAGGTCGCGGGAACCGGCGCGGTGGCCGCCCTGCACGTCGACTACGGGCTGAGGCCCGGCTCCGGGGCCGACGCCGAGCTGTGCCGGGACCTGTGCGCCCGGCTCGGCGTGGCGCTCGAGGTCATGGCCGCGCCCCCGGCGCCGGCCGGCGGCGGCAACCTGCAGGCCTGGGCGCGCGACGTCCGCTACCGGCGGGCGGACGAGCTCGCGCAGGACCGCCGCGCCGACGTCGCCGCCGGCCACACCGCGACCGACCAGGCCGAGACGGTCCTCTACCGCCTGGCGTCGTCGCCCGGGCGCCGGGCACTGCTCGGGATGGCCCCGCGCGCCGGCCGGCTCGTGCGCCCGCTGCTCGCCGTCACCCGCGAGGAGACCGCGGCCTGGTGCGAAGCGCGCGGCCTGCCGTGGGTCGAGGACGCCTCGAACACCGATCCGCGCTTCGCCCGCAACCGGGTCCGCGCGGCGCTGGTCCCGGCGCTGAGGGCGGTGCACCCGGCGGCCGAGGCGAACGTCGTGCGCACCGCCGAGCTGCTGCGCGACGAGGCGGCGGTGCTCGACGCGGCGGTCGACGCGGTACTCGACGAGGACGGGTCCGCCATCGCGCTCGCCCGGCTGCGCGGGCTGCCCATCGCGCTCGCGCGGCTCGTCGTCGTGCGCCTGGCCGAGGACGCGGCCGGTGCGCTGGTCCCCCGGGCGGCCTCCCGCACCGAGGAGATCCTGGCCCTCGACCCCGCCCGCACGTGGACCGCGCTCGACATCGGCGACGGCGTGCGCGCTGTCGTCGAGGGCGGCGTGCTGCGGCTGCAGGCCTCGGCATAG
- a CDS encoding DNA-3-methyladenine glycosylase I: protein MSDLVDGPDGRPRCAWATSTEDYLRYHDEEWGRPVHGDDALFERLCLEAFQSGLSWLTILRKRESFRAAFAGFHIPAVAAFGERDRARLLADAGIVRNRAKVDAAIRNAQAAAALDGALTDLVWSFAPPPRPAPGTFADVPANTPESAALAKELKRRGFVFVGPTTAYATMQACGLVNDHLAGCAAR from the coding sequence GTGAGCGACCTGGTCGACGGGCCCGACGGCCGCCCGCGCTGCGCGTGGGCCACGTCCACGGAGGACTACCTGCGCTACCACGACGAGGAGTGGGGCCGGCCGGTGCACGGCGACGACGCCCTCTTCGAACGCCTCTGCCTGGAAGCGTTCCAGTCCGGGCTGTCGTGGCTGACCATCCTGCGCAAGCGCGAGAGCTTCCGCGCGGCGTTCGCCGGCTTCCACATCCCCGCCGTCGCCGCGTTCGGCGAGAGGGACCGCGCGCGCCTGCTCGCCGATGCCGGCATCGTGCGCAACCGGGCGAAGGTCGACGCGGCGATCCGCAACGCGCAGGCCGCCGCCGCGCTCGACGGGGCGCTCACGGATCTGGTCTGGTCCTTCGCGCCCCCGCCGCGCCCGGCGCCGGGGACCTTCGCCGACGTCCCGGCGAACACGCCGGAGTCCGCGGCGCTCGCCAAGGAGCTCAAGCGGCGCGGCTTCGTCTTCGTCGGGCCGACCACCGCCTACGCGACGATGCAGGCCTGCGGGCTGGTCAACGACCACCTCGCCGGCTGCGCCGCGCGCTGA
- a CDS encoding nucleotidyl cyclase domain-containing protein has protein sequence MTEPEGDEEAVDAVERLIEAVEMTLPDDARVIKTIGDEVMAVGSDAGVKGFTGPTELLLAPVADD, from the coding sequence ATGACCGAGCCGGAGGGCGACGAGGAGGCGGTCGACGCGGTCGAGCGGCTCATCGAGGCGGTCGAGATGACGCTCCCCGACGACGCGCGCGTGATCAAGACGATCGGCGACGAGGTGATGGCCGTCGGCAGCGACGCGGGCGTGAAGGGCTTCACGGGCCCGACCGAGCTCCTCCTCGCCCCGGTCGCCGATGACTGA
- a CDS encoding alkaline phosphatase family protein, with translation MALAHRLRAGLIAGAAALAAAASPAPALAATAPPPDRIPGPQIAPEPASRSDLQKIKHVIFIVQENRSFDHYFGTYPGADGLPMFDGVPTACLPDALQGACQRPFHNIGDVNGGGPHDHRAAVGDVNGGAMDGFLREAQVRPKNCRPADLGLPRCAVQTTPDVLSWHDAREIPNYWAYAQNFVLQDHMFSSVSSWSVPAHLAIVSGWSARCSVPGDSASCVSALNSPESPSRQVVGQYAWTDITWLLYRANVSWRYYVLAGRQPDCTDGDEQSCVQPEQAASKPSGFNPLPLFSTVVANGQQGNVVPTSQFYTAAATGMLPAVSWLVPNSTVSEHPPSSVAAGQAYVTDLINAVMRGPQWKSTAIFVTWDEWGGFYDHVKPPWIDGNGYGPRVPGLLISPYARRGVVDRQTLSSDAYLKFIEDVFLRGQRLDPRNDGRYDPRPTVRENVRRLGDLSREFDFTQKTRGPLLLDEHPPPGPAAALAATLDADPAVRRVGNADVVGVTIGCNDRCTVTPAAITNGEQIGLREHRLEVEAGETRRFTLRMSPSRIAQLQRGRARHIRLRLVFDSRIGPQRVLKRTVALPPPPKPKPKKTKRAAGHRPSSS, from the coding sequence GTGGCGCTCGCTCATCGCCTCCGTGCCGGCCTGATCGCCGGCGCTGCCGCGCTGGCCGCGGCGGCGTCGCCCGCGCCCGCGCTCGCGGCGACGGCGCCGCCGCCGGACCGCATCCCCGGGCCGCAGATCGCCCCGGAGCCCGCGTCGCGCAGCGACCTGCAGAAGATCAAGCACGTCATCTTCATCGTGCAGGAGAACCGGTCCTTCGACCACTACTTCGGCACGTATCCGGGCGCGGACGGCCTCCCGATGTTCGACGGCGTGCCCACGGCGTGTCTTCCGGACGCGCTGCAGGGCGCCTGCCAGCGGCCGTTTCACAACATCGGGGACGTCAACGGCGGGGGTCCCCACGACCACCGGGCGGCGGTCGGTGACGTCAACGGTGGGGCGATGGACGGCTTCCTCCGCGAGGCGCAGGTCCGGCCCAAGAACTGCCGCCCCGCCGACCTGGGCCTTCCGCGGTGCGCCGTGCAGACCACGCCCGACGTGCTCAGCTGGCACGACGCGCGCGAGATCCCCAACTACTGGGCCTACGCGCAGAACTTTGTCCTGCAGGACCACATGTTCTCGTCGGTGTCCTCGTGGAGCGTGCCGGCGCACCTGGCGATCGTGTCGGGATGGTCAGCCCGCTGCTCGGTGCCCGGCGACTCCGCGAGCTGCGTCAGCGCGCTCAACAGCCCCGAGTCGCCCTCGCGGCAGGTCGTCGGCCAGTACGCGTGGACGGACATCACCTGGCTGCTGTACCGGGCGAACGTGAGCTGGCGCTACTACGTGCTCGCCGGCCGCCAGCCTGATTGCACGGACGGCGACGAGCAGAGCTGCGTGCAGCCCGAGCAGGCGGCATCGAAGCCCAGCGGCTTCAACCCGCTGCCGCTGTTCTCGACCGTCGTCGCCAACGGCCAGCAGGGCAACGTCGTGCCGACGTCGCAGTTCTACACCGCGGCGGCCACCGGGATGCTGCCCGCCGTCTCCTGGCTCGTCCCCAACAGCACGGTGTCGGAGCATCCGCCGTCGTCGGTCGCCGCCGGCCAGGCGTACGTCACGGACCTCATCAACGCGGTGATGCGCGGCCCACAATGGAAGAGCACCGCGATCTTCGTGACGTGGGACGAGTGGGGCGGGTTCTACGACCACGTCAAGCCGCCGTGGATCGACGGCAACGGCTACGGGCCGCGCGTTCCGGGGCTGCTCATCAGCCCCTACGCCCGCCGCGGGGTGGTCGACCGGCAGACCCTGAGCTCCGACGCCTACCTGAAGTTCATCGAGGACGTGTTCCTGCGCGGGCAGCGGCTCGACCCGCGCAACGACGGCCGGTACGACCCACGGCCGACGGTGCGCGAGAACGTCCGCCGGCTCGGCGACCTCAGCCGCGAGTTCGACTTCACCCAGAAGACGCGCGGCCCGCTCCTGCTCGATGAGCATCCGCCTCCGGGGCCGGCGGCCGCGCTCGCGGCGACGCTGGACGCCGACCCGGCCGTCCGCCGGGTGGGCAACGCGGACGTGGTGGGCGTGACCATCGGCTGCAACGACCGCTGCACGGTCACGCCGGCGGCGATCACCAACGGCGAGCAGATCGGGCTGCGCGAGCACCGGCTCGAGGTCGAGGCGGGGGAGACCCGGCGCTTCACCCTGCGGATGAGCCCCAGCCGGATCGCCCAGCTCCAGCGCGGGCGGGCGCGCCACATCCGCCTGCGGCTGGTGTTCGACAGCCGCATCGGGCCGCAGCGGGTCCTCAAGCGGACGGTCGCCCTGCCGCCGCCGCCGAAGCCGAAGCCGAAGAAGACGAAGCGTGCCGCCGGGCATCGACCGTCGAGTTCCTGA
- a CDS encoding MerR family DNA-binding transcriptional regulator yields MTTADVARLAGVTPRSLRRWVRDGIVAVRGTRA; encoded by the coding sequence CTGACCACCGCCGACGTCGCACGCCTGGCCGGGGTCACCCCGAGGAGCCTGCGCCGCTGGGTCCGCGACGGGATCGTCGCGGTGCGGGGTACCCGCGCATGA
- a CDS encoding phosphorylase family protein, protein MAAPHPHPIHLRPTAELAPRVLLPGDPGRALQLATLLLDAPLMFNHHRGLWGYSGTASDGEPLTIQSTGMGGPSAAIVVSELAMLGAQRIVRVGTCGSLRADVRLGALVVATEALAGDGTSRALGAGARVAPDLDLLAALRAGAPDAVCGPVLTTDVFYGGELDAPRDAVAVEMEAAAIFQVAARTGLAAGCVLAVTDELAGGERRRMDDEAVEAAGEAVGRAGAAALLAMARSGRPGPTRPR, encoded by the coding sequence GTGGCGGCGCCCCATCCGCACCCCATCCACCTGCGCCCGACGGCCGAGCTCGCGCCGCGCGTGCTGCTGCCCGGCGATCCCGGGCGGGCGCTGCAGCTCGCGACGCTCCTGCTCGACGCGCCGCTGATGTTCAACCACCACCGCGGCCTGTGGGGCTACAGCGGCACGGCGTCCGACGGCGAGCCGTTGACGATCCAGTCGACGGGCATGGGCGGGCCGAGCGCCGCGATCGTGGTGTCGGAGCTGGCGATGCTCGGCGCACAGCGGATCGTCCGCGTCGGGACGTGCGGATCGCTGCGCGCGGACGTCCGGCTCGGCGCCCTCGTGGTCGCGACCGAGGCGCTCGCCGGGGACGGGACGAGCCGCGCGCTCGGGGCCGGGGCCCGGGTGGCCCCCGATCTCGACCTGCTCGCGGCGCTGCGGGCGGGCGCCCCCGACGCGGTGTGCGGCCCGGTGCTGACGACCGACGTCTTCTACGGCGGCGAGCTCGACGCGCCGCGGGACGCGGTCGCGGTCGAGATGGAGGCGGCGGCGATCTTCCAGGTCGCGGCGAGGACCGGGCTCGCGGCGGGGTGCGTGCTCGCGGTGACCGACGAGCTGGCGGGCGGGGAGCGCCGCCGGATGGACGACGAGGCGGTCGAGGCCGCAGGCGAGGCGGTCGGGCGGGCCGGGGCCGCCGCGCTGCTGGCGATGGCCCGGAGCGGCCGGCCCGGGCCTACGCGCCCTCGCTGA